One window of Mesorhizobium sp. WSM4904 genomic DNA carries:
- a CDS encoding DegT/DnrJ/EryC1/StrS aminotransferase family protein has translation MQFIDLGAQRERIRDRLKAAIDKVVEDGRYILGPQVTEFENKLAAYVGVKHVVACANGTDALLLPLFAAGIGPGDAVFVPSFTFAATAEVVALAKAEPVFVDVDPDTYNIDIASLEAAIDMIKKEGRLKPKAIIPVDLFGLSADYGAIMAIAKRENLLVIEDAAQSMGGSADVQAIGGSADAKMCGAFGHVGSTSFYPAKPLGCYGDGGAMFTNDAALADKLRSFAFHGKGETQYDNVRVGINSRLDTLQAAILIEKLAILEEEMVARQVVAQRYAEGLGDIVKASRNLGHGRSAWAQYAIETTKRDGLKAHLGEKGIPSVIYYVKPLHEQVAYKDYPRTPTGLAVSEDLPKRILCLPMHAYLSEADQDRIIETIRNYIGSNSAHVAAA, from the coding sequence ATGCAGTTCATCGATCTTGGCGCGCAGCGCGAACGAATCCGCGACCGGCTGAAGGCCGCGATCGACAAGGTGGTCGAAGACGGCCGTTACATCCTTGGCCCCCAGGTCACCGAGTTCGAGAACAAGCTCGCAGCTTATGTCGGCGTCAAGCATGTGGTGGCCTGCGCCAACGGCACCGATGCGCTGCTCCTGCCGCTGTTTGCCGCCGGTATCGGCCCTGGCGACGCGGTGTTCGTGCCGAGCTTCACCTTCGCCGCGACGGCCGAAGTGGTGGCGCTCGCCAAGGCGGAGCCTGTCTTCGTCGACGTCGATCCCGACACCTACAACATCGACATCGCCAGCCTCGAGGCGGCGATCGACATGATCAAGAAGGAAGGAAGGCTGAAGCCGAAGGCGATCATCCCGGTCGACCTGTTCGGGCTCTCCGCCGACTATGGGGCGATCATGGCGATCGCCAAGCGCGAGAACCTGCTGGTGATCGAGGACGCTGCCCAGTCGATGGGCGGTTCGGCCGACGTCCAGGCGATCGGCGGCTCCGCCGACGCCAAGATGTGCGGCGCCTTCGGCCATGTCGGCTCGACCAGCTTCTATCCGGCAAAGCCGCTCGGCTGCTACGGCGACGGCGGCGCGATGTTCACCAATGACGCTGCACTGGCCGACAAGCTCAGATCCTTCGCCTTCCACGGCAAGGGCGAAACGCAATACGACAACGTCCGCGTCGGCATCAATTCGCGCCTCGACACGCTGCAGGCGGCGATCCTGATCGAAAAGCTCGCCATCCTCGAAGAGGAGATGGTGGCCCGCCAGGTAGTGGCGCAGCGCTATGCGGAAGGCCTCGGCGACATCGTCAAGGCGTCGCGCAACCTGGGCCACGGCCGCTCGGCCTGGGCGCAGTATGCCATCGAGACGACGAAGCGCGACGGGCTGAAAGCCCATCTTGGCGAGAAGGGCATCCCGTCGGTCATCTATTATGTGAAGCCGCTGCACGAGCAGGTCGCCTACAAGGATTATCCGCGCACGCCGACCGGCCTCGCCGTCTCGGAGGATCTGCCGAAGCGAATCCTCTGCCTGCCGATGCACGCTTATCTCAGTGAAGCCGACCAGGACCGCATCATCGAGACGATCCGCAACTACATCGGCTCGAACTCGGCGCATGTAGCGGCGGCTTAA
- a CDS encoding ROK family transcriptional regulator, with amino-acid sequence METGIARHGSPEARESRLHRGTNQSGMRDHNERLVLSLVRQHGSLAKSDIARMTGLSAQTVSVIMRELEEDKLLVRQAPQRGKIGQPSIPMALNPEGAFFIGLKIGRRSAELVLIDFLGNVRAMLRNSYRYPAPRETVEFVSAGIKKMRGELTPAQDKRIAGLGIAMPFELWSWADTAGAPREIMDEWRHRDIRADIQAQCDFPVYLQNDATSACGAELVFGQSGGARDFVYFYIGAFAGGGIVLNGRLFGGPTGNAGALGSMPVPGPDGKPTQLIDIASIATLEKALSAKGIDGSYLWTSPQEWGDIGAELDEWIANASQALAYAIVAASSVIDFEAAVIDGWMPLEVRRRLVDAVTDAIAGIDAEGLKLPIVREGTVGIHARALGGASLPLSERFLIGPTTISRSA; translated from the coding sequence GTGGAAACCGGCATTGCGAGGCACGGTTCGCCCGAAGCTCGGGAGAGCCGCTTGCATCGCGGCACGAACCAGAGCGGCATGCGCGACCACAACGAGCGGCTCGTGCTGTCCTTGGTGCGCCAGCATGGCAGCCTGGCCAAATCCGACATCGCCCGCATGACCGGGCTGTCGGCGCAGACGGTATCGGTCATCATGCGCGAGCTCGAAGAGGACAAGCTGCTCGTCCGCCAGGCGCCGCAGCGCGGCAAGATCGGCCAGCCCTCGATCCCGATGGCGCTCAACCCGGAAGGCGCCTTCTTCATCGGTCTCAAGATCGGCCGCCGCAGCGCGGAGCTGGTGCTGATCGACTTCCTCGGCAACGTGCGCGCGATGCTGCGGAACTCCTATCGCTATCCGGCGCCGCGCGAGACGGTGGAGTTCGTCAGCGCAGGCATCAAGAAGATGCGCGGCGAACTGACGCCGGCGCAGGACAAGCGCATCGCCGGCCTCGGCATCGCCATGCCGTTCGAACTGTGGAGCTGGGCCGACACGGCGGGCGCGCCGCGCGAGATCATGGACGAGTGGCGCCACCGCGACATCCGGGCCGACATCCAGGCGCAGTGCGACTTTCCGGTCTATCTGCAGAACGACGCCACTTCCGCCTGCGGGGCGGAGCTCGTCTTCGGCCAGTCGGGGGGCGCGCGCGACTTCGTCTATTTCTATATCGGCGCCTTTGCCGGCGGCGGCATCGTGCTCAACGGCCGCCTGTTCGGCGGGCCGACCGGCAATGCCGGCGCGCTGGGCTCCATGCCGGTGCCGGGGCCTGACGGCAAGCCGACGCAGCTCATCGACATCGCCTCGATCGCCACGCTGGAAAAGGCGCTCAGCGCCAAGGGCATCGACGGCTCCTATCTTTGGACCTCGCCGCAGGAATGGGGCGACATCGGCGCCGAGCTCGACGAGTGGATCGCCAACGCATCGCAGGCACTGGCCTATGCCATCGTCGCTGCCTCCTCTGTCATCGATTTCGAGGCGGCGGTGATCGACGGCTGGATGCCGCTCGAGGTGCGGCGGCGGCTTGTCGATGCGGTCACGGACGCGATCGCCGGCATCGACGCCGAGGGCCTGAAGCTGCCTATCGTGCGCGAGGGAACCGTGGGCATCCATGCGCGGGCGCTCGGCGGCGCAAGCCTGCCGTTGTCCGAGCGGTTCCTGATCGGACCGACCACGATTTCCAGGAGCGCCTGA
- a CDS encoding glycogen/starch/alpha-glucan phosphorylase yields MTSAMTIEAPALDNPDPKTLAEEVLMSLKYRLGKDITVATPYDWLTASIKVVRDRIVDHWIQATKEAYDQQEKRVYYLSLEFLIGRLMRDAFSNLGLMENMREALASLGVDLDLIAGLEPDAALGNGGLGRLAACFMESMATVDIPAHGYGIRYANGMFRQEIHDGWQVELPETWLDHGNPWEFERRERSFEVGFGGSVESITSKDGRLERHVWKPTEHVLAVAYDTPVAGWRARRVNTLRLWSGMPIDPILLDKFNAGDHIGALAESNKADALSRVLYPADSHMAGQELRLRQEYFFSTASLQDIVQRHLSQYGDLKSLPDKAAIHLNDTHPAVAVAELMRLLMDVHGMDFDLAWDTTRRTFAYTNHTLLPEALESWPVPLFERLLPRHMQIVYAINAQVLLEARATGKFSGEQIARISLIQENGDRRVRMGNLAFVGSHSINGVSALHTELMKETVFADLHRLYPDRINNKTNGITPRRWLIQCNPGLTALAREAIGDRFMEDIEAIKDLDPLADDAAFREKFAAVKRQNKARLASLVADRLGIRLDPSALFDIQVKRIHEYKRQLLNILEAIALYDQIRSHPERDWMPRVKFFGGKAAPSYHNAKLIIKLANDVARVINGDPSVRGLLKMVFVPNYNVSLAEVMMPAADLSEQISTAGMEASGTGNMKFALNGALTIGTLDGANVEIKERVGDNNIFIFGLTTAEVAERRSNGYNPRGVIESSPELSQAVSAISSGVFSPDDPNRYRDLMNGLYQSDWFMVAADFDSYAACQREVDDVWRNSPDWYARAIRNVARVGWFSSDRTIRQYAKEIWNVPV; encoded by the coding sequence ATGACATCCGCCATGACCATCGAAGCTCCCGCTCTTGACAACCCAGACCCCAAGACGCTCGCCGAAGAAGTCTTGATGTCGCTCAAGTACAGGCTCGGCAAGGACATCACCGTCGCCACGCCGTATGACTGGCTGACCGCATCGATAAAGGTCGTGCGCGACCGCATCGTCGACCACTGGATCCAGGCGACCAAGGAAGCCTATGACCAGCAGGAAAAGCGCGTCTATTACCTGTCGCTCGAATTCCTGATCGGGCGCCTGATGCGTGACGCCTTCTCCAATCTCGGCCTGATGGAGAACATGCGCGAAGCGCTGGCCTCGCTCGGCGTGGACCTCGATCTCATCGCCGGCCTCGAGCCGGACGCAGCCCTCGGCAATGGCGGCCTCGGCCGGCTCGCCGCCTGCTTCATGGAGAGCATGGCGACAGTCGATATTCCCGCTCATGGTTACGGCATCCGCTATGCCAACGGCATGTTCCGCCAGGAGATCCATGACGGCTGGCAAGTTGAACTGCCGGAGACCTGGCTCGATCATGGCAATCCATGGGAATTCGAGCGGCGCGAGCGTTCGTTCGAGGTCGGCTTCGGCGGCTCGGTGGAATCGATCACCTCCAAGGACGGCCGGCTGGAGCGCCATGTCTGGAAGCCGACCGAGCATGTGCTGGCCGTTGCCTATGACACGCCGGTGGCCGGCTGGCGCGCCAGGCGCGTCAACACGCTGCGGCTCTGGTCCGGCATGCCGATCGACCCGATCCTGCTCGACAAGTTCAACGCCGGCGACCACATCGGCGCGCTCGCCGAGAGCAACAAGGCCGACGCGCTGTCGCGCGTGCTCTATCCCGCCGATTCCCACATGGCCGGGCAGGAACTCAGGCTAAGGCAGGAGTATTTTTTCTCCACCGCCTCGCTGCAGGACATCGTCCAGCGCCATCTGAGCCAATATGGTGACCTGAAGTCGCTGCCCGACAAGGCTGCGATCCATCTGAACGACACCCATCCCGCCGTCGCCGTAGCTGAGCTGATGCGGCTGTTGATGGACGTCCACGGCATGGATTTCGACCTCGCCTGGGACACCACCAGGCGCACCTTCGCTTACACCAATCACACGCTTCTTCCCGAGGCGCTGGAAAGCTGGCCGGTGCCGCTGTTCGAGCGCCTGCTGCCGCGCCACATGCAGATCGTCTACGCCATCAACGCCCAGGTGCTGTTGGAAGCGCGCGCCACCGGAAAATTCTCGGGCGAGCAGATCGCCCGCATTTCGCTGATCCAGGAAAATGGCGATCGCCGCGTGCGCATGGGCAATCTTGCCTTCGTCGGCTCGCATTCGATCAACGGCGTCTCGGCGCTGCACACCGAGCTGATGAAGGAGACGGTGTTCGCCGATCTCCACAGGCTCTATCCGGACCGCATCAACAACAAGACCAACGGCATCACGCCGCGGCGCTGGCTGATCCAGTGCAATCCGGGCCTCACCGCGCTGGCGCGCGAGGCGATCGGCGACCGCTTCATGGAGGACATCGAGGCGATCAAGGATCTCGATCCTCTTGCCGACGATGCCGCCTTCCGCGAGAAGTTCGCCGCCGTGAAGCGGCAGAACAAGGCAAGGCTTGCAAGCCTTGTCGCCGATCGGCTCGGCATCAGGCTCGATCCGTCGGCGCTGTTCGACATCCAGGTCAAGCGCATCCACGAATACAAGCGCCAGCTCCTCAACATCCTGGAGGCGATCGCGCTTTACGACCAGATCCGCTCGCACCCCGAGCGGGACTGGATGCCGCGGGTGAAATTCTTCGGCGGCAAGGCGGCGCCCAGCTACCACAATGCCAAGCTGATCATCAAACTGGCCAATGACGTCGCCAGGGTCATCAACGGCGATCCGTCGGTGCGCGGCCTGCTGAAAATGGTGTTTGTGCCGAACTACAATGTCAGCCTGGCCGAGGTGATGATGCCGGCCGCCGACCTCTCCGAGCAGATTTCGACCGCCGGCATGGAAGCGTCGGGCACCGGCAACATGAAGTTCGCGCTGAACGGCGCCTTGACCATCGGCACGCTCGACGGCGCCAATGTCGAGATCAAGGAGCGTGTCGGCGACAACAACATCTTCATCTTCGGCCTCACCACCGCCGAGGTCGCCGAGCGGCGCAGCAACGGCTACAACCCGCGCGGCGTGATCGAGTCCTCGCCGGAGCTGTCGCAGGCGGTGTCGGCGATCTCGTCCGGCGTCTTCTCGCCCGACGATCCCAACCGCTACCGCGACCTCATGAATGGCCTCTATCAGAGCGACTGGTTCATGGTGGCGGCCGACTTCGACTCCTACGCCGCCTGCCAGCGCGAAGTCGACGACGTCTGGCGCAACAGTCCCGACTGGTACGCGCGCGCCATCCGCAACGTCGCCCGCGTCGGCTGGTTCTCGTCCGATCGCACCATCCGCCAATACGCGAAAGAAATCTGGAACGTGCCTGTCTGA
- a CDS encoding carbohydrate kinase has translation MILCCGEALIDMLPRTTTEGEAAFAPYVGGAVFNTAIALGRLGAPAGFFSGLSSDLFGGQLRESLGASKVSSTYAHTSPRPTTLAFVRLNNGQATYTFYDENTAGRMLTIEDLPKLGAEIEAMLFGAISLISEPAGSAYEEFMRREHESRVMMLDPNIRPNFIPDKAKHLRRIREMMAMADIVKLSDEDLNWFDEAGSHEDVVRNWLDRGPKLIVVTHGSEGAVGYSKEHKVTVVPQKVKVVDTVGAGDTFNAGILASLHEQGLLTKAAIGGLSEEAIRKALELGARAAAVTVSRAGANPPWRHEIA, from the coding sequence ATGATCCTTTGCTGTGGCGAAGCCCTGATCGACATGCTGCCGCGCACCACGACGGAAGGCGAAGCTGCATTTGCGCCTTACGTCGGCGGCGCGGTGTTCAACACGGCGATCGCGCTCGGCCGGCTGGGCGCCCCGGCAGGCTTCTTCTCCGGCCTCTCCTCCGACCTGTTCGGCGGCCAGCTCCGCGAGTCGCTCGGGGCGAGCAAGGTGAGCTCCACCTACGCGCACACCTCGCCAAGGCCGACGACGCTCGCCTTCGTGCGGCTAAACAACGGCCAGGCGACCTACACTTTCTACGACGAGAACACCGCCGGGCGCATGCTCACCATCGAGGATTTGCCGAAGCTCGGCGCAGAGATCGAGGCGATGCTGTTCGGCGCCATCAGCCTGATCTCGGAACCTGCGGGATCCGCCTATGAAGAGTTCATGCGGCGCGAGCACGAGAGCCGGGTGATGATGCTCGACCCCAACATCAGGCCGAACTTCATTCCTGACAAGGCCAAGCACCTCAGACGCATCCGCGAGATGATGGCGATGGCCGACATCGTCAAGCTGTCGGACGAGGACCTCAACTGGTTCGACGAGGCGGGCTCGCATGAGGACGTCGTACGCAACTGGCTGGACCGCGGGCCGAAGTTGATCGTCGTCACCCATGGCAGCGAAGGTGCCGTCGGTTACAGCAAGGAGCACAAGGTGACGGTGGTGCCGCAAAAGGTGAAGGTGGTCGACACGGTGGGCGCCGGCGACACCTTCAATGCCGGCATCCTCGCCTCGCTGCACGAGCAGGGCCTGCTCACCAAGGCGGCGATCGGCGGCCTCTCGGAGGAGGCCATCCGCAAGGCGCTGGAGCTTGGCGCCAGGGCGGCCGCGGTGACGGTATCGCGGGCCGGCGCCAACCCGCCCTGGCGGCACGAAATCGCCTGA
- a CDS encoding sugar ABC transporter substrate-binding protein codes for MKSTVFAAAGLGLLAFASSASAAGVGACLITKTDTNPFFVKMKEGATAKAKELGVDLKTYAGKIDGDSESQVAAIESCIADGAKGILITASDTKGIVPSVKKARDAGLLVIALDTPLDPIDAADATFATDNLEAGKLIGAWAAATLGDKAKDAKIGFLDLTPSQPTVDVLRDQGFMMGYGIDVKDPNKIGDENDPRIVGHDVTNGNEEGGRKAMENLLQKDNTINVIHTINEPAAVGAYQALKAVGLEKQVLIVSVDGGCPGVKSVTEGVIGATSQQYPLQMAALGIEAIAKYAKDGTKPKPTEGKNFFDTGVNLVTDKPANGVKSIDTKEGLAKCWG; via the coding sequence CTGAAGTCCACAGTGTTCGCGGCGGCCGGGCTGGGCCTGCTCGCATTCGCTTCGTCCGCGTCGGCCGCCGGAGTCGGCGCCTGCCTGATCACCAAGACCGACACCAATCCCTTCTTCGTCAAGATGAAGGAGGGCGCGACCGCCAAGGCCAAGGAACTCGGCGTCGACCTCAAGACCTATGCCGGCAAGATCGACGGCGACAGCGAGAGCCAGGTCGCGGCGATCGAGAGCTGCATCGCCGACGGCGCCAAGGGCATCCTGATCACCGCCTCCGACACCAAAGGCATCGTGCCGTCGGTGAAGAAGGCGCGTGACGCCGGCCTGCTGGTGATCGCGCTCGACACGCCGCTCGATCCGATCGACGCCGCCGATGCGACCTTCGCCACCGACAATCTGGAGGCCGGCAAGCTGATCGGCGCCTGGGCCGCCGCCACGCTCGGCGACAAGGCCAAGGACGCCAAGATCGGCTTCCTCGATCTCACCCCCTCGCAGCCGACCGTCGACGTTCTGCGCGACCAGGGCTTCATGATGGGCTATGGCATCGACGTGAAGGATCCGAACAAGATCGGCGACGAGAACGATCCGCGCATCGTCGGTCATGATGTGACCAACGGCAACGAGGAGGGCGGCCGCAAGGCGATGGAGAACCTTCTTCAGAAGGACAACACCATCAACGTCATCCACACCATCAACGAGCCCGCCGCCGTCGGCGCCTACCAGGCGCTCAAGGCCGTCGGCCTCGAAAAGCAGGTGCTGATCGTCTCCGTCGACGGCGGCTGCCCCGGTGTGAAGTCGGTGACCGAAGGCGTGATCGGCGCCACCTCGCAGCAATACCCGCTGCAGATGGCGGCGCTCGGCATCGAGGCGATCGCCAAATACGCCAAGGACGGCACCAAGCCGAAGCCGACCGAAGGCAAGAACTTCTTCGACACCGGCGTCAATCTCGTCACCGACAAGCCCGCGAACGGCGTCAAGTCCATCGACACCAAGGAAGGCCTCGCCAAATGCTGGGGCTGA
- a CDS encoding ABC transporter permease, with protein sequence MSQMQEFEKVLTGSDTSVAAFEEHGKSFVKRAQHFLHSTPAAVPLIVLVLSIIIFGIALGGRFFSSYTLTLILQQIAIVGILGAAQTLVILTAGIDLSIGVIMVISAVIMGNCAITYGVPTILAVAIGLAAGAVCGLLNGLLVAYMKLPPFIVTLGTWNIVMATNFIYSANETIRDADVDAQAPLLHLFALSFRVGSAVLTAGVIAMVLLVLLLWYVLNHTAWGRHVYAVGDDPEAAKLSGIQTKTVLMAVYTLAGLIAAFAAWVSIGRNGSISPSAAVTDYNLQAITATVIGGISLFGGRGSILGTLFGAMIVGVVSMGLNMLGADPQWKVLLTGVLIIGAVAIDQWIRKVSV encoded by the coding sequence ATGTCTCAGATGCAGGAATTCGAGAAGGTGCTCACCGGCAGCGACACCAGCGTCGCCGCCTTCGAGGAGCACGGCAAGTCGTTCGTCAAGCGCGCCCAGCATTTTCTGCATTCCACGCCTGCTGCGGTGCCGTTGATCGTGCTGGTGCTGTCGATCATCATCTTCGGCATTGCCCTCGGCGGGCGCTTCTTTTCGTCCTACACGCTGACGCTGATCCTGCAGCAGATCGCCATCGTCGGTATTCTCGGCGCTGCCCAGACACTGGTCATCCTGACCGCCGGCATCGATCTATCGATCGGCGTGATCATGGTGATTTCGGCCGTGATCATGGGCAACTGCGCGATCACCTACGGCGTGCCGACCATTCTCGCAGTGGCGATAGGGCTTGCCGCCGGCGCGGTTTGCGGCCTGCTCAACGGCTTGCTGGTCGCCTACATGAAATTGCCGCCCTTCATCGTCACGCTGGGCACCTGGAATATCGTCATGGCCACCAATTTCATCTACTCGGCCAATGAGACGATCCGCGACGCCGACGTCGACGCCCAGGCGCCGCTGCTGCATCTCTTCGCGCTGAGCTTCAGGGTCGGCTCCGCCGTGCTCACGGCCGGCGTCATCGCCATGGTCCTGTTGGTGCTGCTCTTGTGGTATGTGCTCAACCACACGGCCTGGGGCCGCCATGTCTATGCCGTCGGCGACGACCCGGAAGCGGCCAAGCTCTCAGGCATCCAGACCAAGACGGTGCTGATGGCTGTCTATACGCTAGCCGGCCTGATCGCCGCCTTCGCGGCCTGGGTCTCGATCGGCCGCAACGGCTCGATTTCACCGTCTGCCGCCGTCACCGACTACAATCTGCAGGCGATCACCGCGACGGTGATCGGCGGCATCTCGCTCTTCGGCGGCCGCGGCTCGATCCTCGGCACGCTGTTCGGCGCCATGATCGTCGGTGTCGTCTCGATGGGCCTCAACATGCTGGGCGCCGATCCGCAATGGAAAGTGCTGCTCACCGGCGTCCTGATTATCGGCGCCGTGGCGATCGACCAGTGGATCAGAAAGGTTTCGGTATAA
- the cysQ gene encoding 3'(2'),5'-bisphosphate nucleotidase CysQ, which produces MLGVFERLALDAGREVMRVFHEGCAVDSKSDSSPVTEADRESEKIILAGLRAAYPDIPCVAEEEVAAGVATPELDGAFFLIDPLDGTKEFVNRRTDFTVNIALVRHGVPEVGIVFAPCTGRFFSGRPGRAEALEIDSDYRITGRRQITVRAGGSPLAVVASRSHNTPETDAFIRDLGAAEIVSIGSSLKFCLLAAAEADVYPRFGRTMEWDTAAGDAVLRAAGGMTRTLDGQPLVYGKRNQVSDADFANPHFIAMGKGAA; this is translated from the coding sequence GCGCGAGGTCATGCGGGTGTTCCACGAGGGCTGCGCCGTCGACAGCAAGTCCGACTCTTCGCCGGTGACCGAAGCCGATCGCGAAAGCGAGAAGATCATCCTGGCCGGATTGCGCGCCGCCTATCCGGATATCCCTTGCGTGGCCGAGGAAGAGGTCGCGGCGGGCGTCGCCACGCCCGAGCTCGACGGCGCCTTCTTCCTGATCGATCCTCTCGACGGCACCAAGGAATTCGTCAACCGCCGCACCGATTTCACCGTCAACATCGCGCTGGTGCGCCACGGCGTGCCGGAGGTTGGAATCGTCTTCGCGCCTTGCACCGGGCGTTTCTTCAGTGGACGGCCGGGCAGGGCGGAAGCGCTCGAAATCGACAGCGACTATCGCATCACCGGCCGCCGGCAGATCACGGTTCGGGCAGGGGGCTCCCCGCTCGCCGTCGTCGCCAGCCGCTCGCACAACACGCCGGAAACGGATGCCTTCATCCGCGATCTCGGCGCCGCCGAGATCGTCTCGATCGGCTCGTCGCTGAAATTCTGCCTGCTCGCCGCCGCCGAGGCAGACGTCTATCCGCGCTTCGGCCGCACCATGGAATGGGACACGGCGGCTGGCGACGCCGTGCTTCGCGCCGCCGGCGGCATGACCCGCACGCTGGACGGTCAGCCGCTCGTCTACGGCAAGCGCAATCAGGTGAGCGATGCCGATTTCGCCAACCCGCATTTTATTGCAATGGGGAAGGGCGCGGCATAA
- a CDS encoding RbsD/FucU domain-containing protein has translation MLIGIPPLLGPQLLATLRAMGHGDEIAIVDGNYPAEEQARRLIRADGHPIIPVLDAVLSVLPVDEAVPEALFRASVKGDPALTDPVHHEMEAVCAKRAPGHKVIALAGADFYARVKAAHAIVATSEPRLYANIIIRKGVIYPPETKTQ, from the coding sequence ATGCTGATCGGCATCCCGCCGTTGCTCGGCCCGCAGCTTCTGGCGACGTTGAGAGCCATGGGCCATGGCGACGAGATCGCCATCGTCGATGGCAATTATCCCGCTGAGGAGCAGGCGCGCAGGCTGATCCGCGCCGATGGCCACCCCATTATTCCGGTGCTCGATGCCGTTTTGAGCGTGCTGCCCGTGGACGAGGCGGTGCCGGAGGCTTTGTTCCGCGCCTCGGTCAAAGGCGATCCGGCGCTTACCGATCCCGTGCATCACGAGATGGAAGCGGTCTGCGCCAAGCGCGCGCCGGGCCATAAGGTGATTGCGCTGGCCGGCGCCGACTTCTATGCACGCGTCAAGGCCGCGCATGCGATCGTCGCGACCAGCGAGCCCAGGCTTTACGCCAACATCATCATCCGCAAGGGCGTGATTTATCCGCCGGAGACCAAGACACAATGA
- a CDS encoding ATP-binding cassette domain-containing protein, whose protein sequence is MTQQPVLTARGLTKRYGRVTALNNCDFDLYPGEILAVIGDNGAGKSTLIKAISGAVHPDEGVIELDGKQVQFKSPIEAREAGIETVYQNLALSPALSIADNMFLGREIRKPGPLGSWFRMLDRPAMEKRARDKLTELGLMTIQNISQAVETLSGGQRQGVAVARAAAFGSKVVIMDEPTAALGVKESRRVLELILDVKKRGLPIVLISHNMPHVFEVADRIHIHRLGRRLCVVDPKQISMSDAVALMTGAKKPPEDALAA, encoded by the coding sequence ATGACCCAGCAACCTGTCCTCACCGCGCGCGGTCTTACCAAGCGCTATGGCCGCGTGACCGCGCTCAACAATTGCGACTTCGATCTCTATCCGGGCGAAATCCTGGCGGTGATCGGCGACAACGGCGCCGGCAAGTCGACGCTCATCAAGGCGATCTCCGGCGCCGTGCATCCCGACGAAGGGGTGATCGAGCTGGACGGCAAGCAGGTCCAGTTCAAATCCCCCATCGAGGCCCGCGAAGCGGGCATCGAAACCGTCTACCAGAACCTCGCATTGTCGCCGGCGCTGTCGATCGCCGACAACATGTTCCTCGGCCGCGAGATCCGAAAGCCCGGCCCGCTCGGCAGCTGGTTCCGCATGCTCGACCGGCCGGCGATGGAGAAGCGCGCCCGCGACAAGCTAACCGAACTCGGCCTGATGACCATCCAGAACATCAGCCAGGCGGTGGAGACGCTCTCGGGCGGTCAGCGTCAGGGCGTCGCCGTGGCGCGCGCCGCCGCCTTCGGATCGAAGGTGGTGATCATGGACGAGCCGACGGCGGCGCTCGGCGTCAAGGAAAGCCGGCGCGTCCTGGAGTTGATCCTCGACGTCAAGAAGCGCGGCCTGCCGATCGTGCTCATCTCGCACAACATGCCGCACGTTTTCGAGGTGGCTGACCGCATCCACATCCATCGGCTTGGACGGCGTCTGTGCGTCGTCGACCCGAAGCAGATCTCGATGTCGGATGCCGTCGCGCTCATGACCGGCGCCAAGAAGCCGCCTGAGGACGCGCTGGCGGCCTGA